GCCCCAGCTGTTCGACCACCGGCACGAAGGCAGCCGCGGGCACCAGCTCGCCGCTCGCGCTCTTGAGGCGGATCAGGCATTCATAGGAAACCGGCTGATGCGTGACGGCATCGACCACGGGCTGGAAGGCGAAGCAGAGCCGGTTTTCGGCGATCGCGCGCTCCACCTCGGTGACGATGGTCTGGCTGCGGCGATGCAGCAGGTTCTGCTGCTGCGAGGCCTGATAGAGCGTGAAGCGGTCGCGCCCGTCGCGCTTGGCCTGGCGCAGCGCGGTCTCGGCGCGGGTGACGATGTCCTCGGCCGTCATATGCTCCGGATTCGGGAACACCAGGCCGCCGATCGAAACCGTCACATGGACGCGCGCCGGGTCGACGGGGATCGACATCTCGCGCACCGCCTGCAGGATGCGCTCGGCCGCGCGGTTCATCTGGATATCGGAGCAGCGCGGCAGCAGCACGCCGAAACGGTCGGCACCGATGCGGCCGACCGTGTCGGAGGAACGCAGGATGTGATCGAGATGCTGGCCGATCGCGATCAGCACCTGGTCGCCCGCCTGGTAGCCGAACGCGTTGTTGACCTTGCTCAGATTGTCGACGCCGATCACCAGGAAGGCGCTGGTGACGTTGGCCTCGTAACTTTCCTTGAGGCAGAGGTCGATCGAATCGCGCAGGCGCAGCTTGTTGAAATGGCCGGTGAGGTCGTCGAAGCTCGCCAGCCGCTCGAGCCGCGCTTCGTGCTGCTTGCGCGCATTGATCATGCGCAGCGTGCCGATCAGCCGCTCGGGATCGCCGCCTTCCCCGAGCTTCACCGCGCCGCGATCATGCACCCAGCATTCCTCGCCGCTCTGCAGGCGCAGGCGGTATTCGCAGTCGTAAGGCGCATGCTGGTTGAAATGCTCGGTCAACGCCTTGAGGCGCTGCGGCAGGTCCTCGGGATGGATGTGACTGGCCAGCATGCGACCGGAGTCCGGCACCAGCTCATCGCCCGTGCCGAAGAAACCGCTCGCCAACCCGACCCACTCGATCCGGTCTGCGGTCAGATCCCAGTCATAGACAAGATCGCCGGAAGCCTCGATGGCGTCCCGAACCCAATCCTTGGAATCGGGGGCCGTCTGCGGCCAAGACCGCGCCGTCATGGGCAACAACCTCCTACCTGAAGGCATTCGGCCGGCGGCAACCAGGAAACCAGATGCCCTAACCTGGATCCCTCGCCGGCTTCCCGGACGATAGGGGCCGCGGCTTTAAGAATCTATGAAACCAGATGGTTGCCGCGGGACCGCTCGATCTTGCGCTAAATCCGGCGGGTTTCAGCGGATTTGCCTCGAATTTGAAGTTAACTGGCTAATATCATTTTAACCATGTTTGTTAGCGATCTCGGCTTGTCCCCCGGGCGTTTGCCTCAATAATCGGATTGAGAGGCCGGCCTACGGCCCTGGAGGACAAAAGAATGCCGCTCGATATCGTGACGCCACCGATATCGTCATCGATTACCAGACAGGATCGCTGGCAAGCCGCCCTGCCGCGGGCCGACAGGCCTGCGGCGGCGAGCTCGGCCGATCTGTTTGCGGCATCGGCGGCGCCGGAAATTTCGCGCGCCCAGACCCCGCCGGCGGGCAGCAGCGCCGCCTTCCTGGCCCAGACCCTCGCGCAGGCCGAGACCGTCAGGCCGCGTGCCAGCGCGCCCCTGCCGCCCGCCAAGGCCACGCTGGTGGCGCAGCGCTATGAACTGGCCGAGAGCCGCGATGCCATCCTGCGCGGCGAGCCCATCCTGTTTCGCGTTCGCGCCTGAACACCGCCTGACGGCGCGCCAGCCGTTCGATAGCAGAACCGCAGAGCCATCGACGCCTGGCCATCGCCGGCCTTATGCTGGCGCCCGCTTGCCCGAAGACCCGTCAGCGGAATTGCGGTCGAAACCCTCATGCGCATTCTCGTCTTCCAACATATCGCCTGCGAGCATCCCGGCATCTTTCGCGAATTCCTGCAGAGCGACGGGATCGCCTGGGACGCGATCGAGCTCGACGAGGGACAACCGATCCCGGCGCTCGATCGCTATGACGCGCTCTGGGTCATGGGCGGGCCCATGGATGTCTGGCAGACCGAGCAGCATCCCTGGCTGATCCCGGAGAAGGCCGCCATCCGCCAGGCCGTGCTCGGCCGGC
The nucleotide sequence above comes from Hypericibacter terrae. Encoded proteins:
- a CDS encoding putative bifunctional diguanylate cyclase/phosphodiesterase; the protein is MTARSWPQTAPDSKDWVRDAIEASGDLVYDWDLTADRIEWVGLASGFFGTGDELVPDSGRMLASHIHPEDLPQRLKALTEHFNQHAPYDCEYRLRLQSGEECWVHDRGAVKLGEGGDPERLIGTLRMINARKQHEARLERLASFDDLTGHFNKLRLRDSIDLCLKESYEANVTSAFLVIGVDNLSKVNNAFGYQAGDQVLIAIGQHLDHILRSSDTVGRIGADRFGVLLPRCSDIQMNRAAERILQAVREMSIPVDPARVHVTVSIGGLVFPNPEHMTAEDIVTRAETALRQAKRDGRDRFTLYQASQQQNLLHRRSQTIVTEVERAIAENRLCFAFQPVVDAVTHQPVSYECLIRLKSASGELVPAAAFVPVVEQLGLVRQMDRHVLELAAAELAIHPTVELAVNLSGLTAADPTWFRALKLLLQDRPEMARRLIFEITETTALQDVEETARFIQQLKDLGCRLSLDDFGAGYTSFRHLQALNFDIVKIDGSFIRNLRDNPEHQLFVRNLLGMADAFGLKTVAECVETGEDAGFLANEGVHYLQGYYFGRPSLERPWLAGSQPVATLPALKSGAKKAGAA